GACATTGTTTAACCCGAGCATGCCGGTCACAAGCCACAGATAACGGTTCTGCATGAATAGTACAACAATATTTACtgtcaagaacttcaatCTCTACGAAGCGGTCATTAAACTGCATCAGAAACAGAGATATGTGCCGTCCCGTTGCCCCCTTTGCCCTGCCAGAGATCACAAGCCCGAGTCACCTatccatcaatcaatcacaaGTTAATTCACACCACTATCGTCACCACCCCAGCCACTGATGGTTTGCTCAACCCCCGGAACCATCCGCTCCATCACGCTACAGTGCCTCTCCATATGGGTCCCTTACCGAATTCTCTTTGCGAATTTCCGAGAAACATgaacaaggaagagaaaaacGCATCCGTGCACCTGTATTCACATGTTAATTGTTGACTCTTCATCAAAGTCTCCATCATTACAGTCACAAAAAGTCTAGAGATTAAAATGTGTTGAAAACAAGCAAAAGCTGCTTGACGTAAATCTTGTCTATGACTATCAGCCAAGTCCCAACAAAAATGCCCAGCCAAGTGGTATCAATGCAGTTGAGGCCTCTAATGCACCTCATGCACCATCAAAACGAGGGGTGTGCACTACCTTATACAGCTTGGGTACCTATAAAATTGCCGTGCCTCCCAACCCGTAAGACCGTCTGCTCATCCCGAGGCCGAAAGGATCTTCAGGTTTTGATAGAAGAGAATAGACGAGCTAGACGAGATGCTGGGTTGGGTATTCTAGACCTTTGTACAACTGCATAATGCTACACACCTTTCAACAACCCCCTGCTTCAATATGCAACTGTGATGCGTTATGCCGTAACTACTGTCACTGTTCATATTTTTGTCGTAGGCATAGGGTAGATATCATTTCTCACCACATGGAAGTACACCTTATACATCATGATTGGTCATGTGCTGAAAGTTGTCACGATGCCTCAAAGCTGTAGTTGGTAttggtagtaattatagatAATCAGACGTCGTCCCCAGTTTGGTAAATCCGAATCAATCAAAAGCAACGCTGGGAAATATCCAACTCCAATCCATTGAGATTGAGCACTTAGCGTTTTCCCCGTCGCcggctcttcttctctgggaCACTTGCGCTGCCGCCTTCAAGCTCACCCTCCTCAATCTTGCCCTCATTTTCCAACTCTTTCAATTTCTCTTGTCCCGATATAAACATGCTCAGATCGCGATTCATTTCTTGAAGTTCGGCATTCTCTCCTTTGAGTTTCTCTAACTCTTTGACTATCGCTTCGTGGTCACTGTTGAGATGCTCAATCCGCTTCATCAGTCCCTCGTTCAAACGCTTTTCCTCTTGGAGAGATTTGCCAAGGTTGCGTGCTAATGTTTCGCTCTTGCTTGCCTTGTTGCGCTCTCGAGAAAGTTGCTTCTCTAGCTCTGGTATTGTTTCCTGACTGAGGATTGTATACTTTTCATCGAGCACTGCCAGCTTTTCCATGGCCTTTGAGGCTTGTGCTGCAGCTTCCTCGGCCGCAGCAGAAGCTTTCGAGGCCTTATCGACGGTCTTGCTGATCAGTTCTTCATAGTATGCCCTTTGAGATTCTAGTTGACTCGTGACAAGATGCGTGTATTCGAGACCAATGCTGTCCAGCTTGGCTCGAGGAAcaacatcctcttcctccagatGACCGACTGACCTATTTCTCGAAGGAAGTTCCACAACCTTCCCATCGCCTTTATCTCGTATCAGTCGATGAACCCACATATCCCCAGCATAGTCCCAGACATGCTGCGTTTCCAGCTCCAGAGCAAAACAATGGGCTGTCTCTTTCCAGTGATCTTTTGCATGACCACCTTTGTATCGGCCACAGCCCACATAGCCGCAAATTAAACAAATCCACAGATCATCTGTGCAATCGCAGATGCTGCAGAGATTCGAGACTCCAGACCCAAATGGCTGCGAATGAGGCCCCGAAGGGTCTGATTCCGAGTTAGGTGAGGTGTTTGTGAATCGACAGACAGGACACCCAGCACCTTTCCAATTTTGGAGGCATGTACAGTGGAATACATGGGAGCATGGTATTGTCATCAACCCATTTGTCTCATCCATGCGTTCCAAGCATACAGGGCAAGTTGGCAATTCCACGAGATTCGGTGTCGGAGGAGGAAACGGTCTGAGGCTGCTTGACATGCCAGCCGACGAGGATAAGGGAGAAAGAGCCCCGCTTGATTTCCTTCGTGTTGGTGTTTCGAATGTTATACTCTTGACAAAAACAACATGGCAGATTTGAGGCTGTATCATTGTTAGAGATTGGCGTAGAGAATTGGATGTTTTGTAACTTACCTCCACGGTATTAAAAACCTTTCCATCAAACTCTCTCCGCCATTGCTTTGCCCGAAAATTGTTTCGGAACTTGAGTAAGACAAGATATCTGTTCATCCGCGATGTCATAACCATACGGCAATGGCTAATATCTCCCCTCCACTTTTCTCCGACGAAACCCATCAGATCACCTGGCGACATATACGCCGGAACTGCTGGTATACAGAGAGTTGTGCAGTCGGTATCCTTTGAGCCACTCGCTTCAGTTTCTTGATGGGCCGTCTCGATGAGCCCGGAagtctcgtcttcttctctgtaaAAGTGCACAACTCCCCAGCCAAGCTCAGTATTCTTTGTCTCTAGAGGAAGAAACTCGGCTTTTGTCGCTGTACCGGCTCCTCCAAACGTTGGACCCAGTGAAGGAGCCGCAGAAGGGCCACTTCGGATCGCCTCGCCTGCCATTGCGTGCCCAGTCCTAAGGTCGACCGTCTCGAGGCTAACACGGCCAAACCGCCAGTCTCTAACTGCGTTCTGTGGATGTATCGCGACAATTGAGTTCGGGGGCGGAAAGCTATTAGCTCGCTCGAGCCACTGTCTTTCGGTTACAATCTCGATTTTCCGCCCAGAGTCTTTGACCGATGGCCTCGCGGCTGCGCCGCAATCTATTATACCGAGATTCGACGAGGGTGAGTTTTGCTCTGTAAGAGTGTATGGAGTTGCGTGTTTCGCTGAGTCGTGCTGGGGATCTATAGATCTCGAAACTTTATAAGTGGTTCGTCGGTCTGGTCGCGGATGGGATGGAAAGTCGTCGAAGACACCCGCTTCAGGAGATGGAAGCCAAATTTCGTCTTGAGCTTTAGCTGCTGATGTTGCAGCGACCGGATCAGGAGTCGGATAAAGCTCGAATTTGAGGTGATAGAAGTAAGACGGCATAGCCTGATATATCAGTCTGCGATTGAACCGCTCGCTCGAGTAAGATGCACAATGTCTTGGTCGCAAACTCAGGTTGATCTAAGCATATAGAGTGGAGATCGTTTGTTGCTAAGGAGGCCAAAATAGATGATGGTGAAGCGGTCGATACTTATAAATCATCGTATGCCtgggacgacgacgaagaggaggccTGACTTGGTGGGTACACGAGTATTTAAAGAGGAAAGACTTAAACTTGCAAACTTGCGGCTCATGAGCTCTATGTCAGCCCCACCCATCATGACCTGGCTGCACTGTGGAGTAACCGGGCAACTGAGGGGCAACTCCACACAGCGTCAACAACACTTACATGGCAACAAATGTAACATCACAATCAACAAGAAAGAGTCAAGATATGACAAATAGTCAAGTAGACTTCAATAGTCTATTAGCACCTCGCAGAATATTTGTAAGGGCCAAAACTACATAATAATCATGACAGGCCTAGAAGTTGCCTAATCTCGAATTCAATGCCAGTCCCTAACGCCGTCATAAAATCCATTCCTCAGCGTTCGTTGGAATCGCCTACTGGCCACCGCGAAGTCGGAGAACGAGGTGGAGAGTTGACTCCTTCTGGATGTTATAGTCGCTCAAGGTGCGACCATCTTCCAGCTGCTTACCAGCGAAGATAAGACGCTGCTGATCAGGGGGGATACCCTCCTTATCCTGAATCTTGCTCTTCACGTTGTCGATAGTGTCGCTGGATTCGACCTCAAGAGTGATGGTCTTGCCAGTGAGAGTCTTCACGAAAATCTGCATACCACCACGAAGACGGAGAACCAAGTGGAGAGTAGATTCCTTCTGGATGTTGTAGTCGGAAAGAGTTCGGCCGTCTTCGAGTTGCTTTCCAGCAAAGATCAGGCGCTGCTGGTCAGGAGGAATACCCTCCTTGTCTTGGATCTTACTCTTCACATTATCAATGGTATCGGATGACTCGACTTCCAAAGTAATGGTCTTTCCAGTAAGGGTCTTGACAAAGATTTGCATACCACCACGGAGGCGGAGGACGAGATGAAGGGTAGATTCCTTCTGAATGTTGTAGTCGGCAAGGGTTCGGCCGTCTTCGAGTTGCTTTCCAGCAAAGATCAGGCGCTGCTGATCAGGAGGAATACCCTCCTTGTCCTGAATCTTCGACTTGACGTTGTCGATGGTATCGGAAGACTCGACCTCAAGGGTGATGGTCTTGCCAGTGAGGGTCTTGACGACTATGAGAATTGGTTAGAAGCAGTTCGTGTGGCGACGAGGTCGATGTGTAACTTACAAATTTGCATACCACCACGGAGGCGGAGGACAAGATGAAGGGTGGACTCCTTCTGAATGTTGTAATCAGAGAGAGTGCGGCCGTCCTCAAGCTGCTTGCCGGCGAAAATCAAGCGTTGCTGGTCGGGGGGGATACCCTCCTTGTCCTGAATCTTGGATTTGACGTTGTCGATAGTGTCGGAAGACTCAACCTCGAGGGTGATGGTCTTGCCGGTCAGGGTCTTGACGAAGATCTgcatgatggcggtgatCTGTGGCGGAAGTGATGTGGATAGATGGTAATCGGATGAGAGAAGGTCTATGTTATCGCTGGTCTTGAGCGAAAGTAAAGTCTTGTGTGAGAGATGTTTCGGGAAGAAAAGAGGATGAAGTTAGAAAGAGGTGAGAGAGGTTTAAGTACTGAGGGGGAAGGTTTGTTTGATAATCAAGCGGGCGGGCAGGCGAGAGGGGGCGCAGTGACTGGATTACGCTTGCCAGTGACGAACGGCACCGGCAAGGCAGCGTGGCAGATACTGGAACCCAGAAGGCAGGAGCGCAGCTTCCGGGGGCGGATGATTCATGCTCGAGAGCGAATGACGGTTGCGACTAGGGAAGGCTCCAGAATCCGGCCAGGCTGCAGAGCGCCACAGCAAGTCCTAGATACTTTATATACATGTGACCTCACGCGCTGATTTAAAGTACTCGAGACCTGTCACTTATCGCCGTGAAGTGGGTCCAAGGTTCGCCAAAGGCTGAAAGTCAGACTGATGTCAGGAGCGGTGTTTGGATGTAGGTATCTGGTTATTCGTGCTCTAGCATCTTCGAGGAGGATCTCGAGGCGCTTAGAGATTTAAAAGCAAACCATGGCCCCAAGTTCAACCCAGGGCTGTATCTGAGGAGCCTTCAACAAGCAGCAACCACTACCAGTAACTAATCAGTCATAGGCCGACGCAGTCACTTATCCATCACCGTCTCATTCACCATCTCACCGTGATTCACATCAGCAGATACCCACGGTCTAGCGCTAGGATGCACGAGAGCGGAGTGGCGGAGCCTGGCGGGCATGTCGCCACTTTACCCCGGGAAAGACAAAAGCGATGCTTGTTTGGATGTCTCGAACAGATGCAATTCGACCGTCGCAAATTGTCTAACAAGAACGGCTAACTATTGAGGCCTTTTCTAGGAGATCGCAGGTGATCATTCCCTAAAGGTTCGGTGACCAAGCCCTTGGATCAGGAACCGATGGCAAACGCTCTGGATCAACACGCCGAGATAACTCAAAGTGGATTTGACAGGATACGGAGCAGGTCTAGCACCATGATCAAAGACGGGAGACTTGGTGTACCTGTACGGACACCTCTCTGGCATCGAGAATCCAGCACTCAATTCACTTGCCGTCTGCCTTGCTGAATTTTTACAGCAGAAAATTCGACAACCTCAATCCAACTTCCAGATCAAATGTCCCGGGGGTCCCCGACTTCTGCCGCCCGCTGAATCCCGTCTTGTCGGCGCTCGCGACGTCATCAGCCAACAATTCTGGCCCGTGAGGACCCTGTCTCGACGACTACCCTGTTCGCATCAACTTCTTGAACTTGCTGCAACACAACGAGGCCGGTAACGTTTCGAGTTTGGATTGACGGCAATTCCTTGAATTCGAAGGCATTTATTTCCCAGCCGTGGCCGTCTTTGTTGCTTTCATCTGGGAGCAACCGTCTCGCTGTTTCGTTTGATTCGTTATCAAAGCTAATAATGAGCTTGACTCAAACAATCATTGCTTAACATGGCGTCTTATCATGACCCCGCCTTTGTGGTGTTGGCAAGGAACCTCGTGAACCACCCAGGCCCTCGATTCCGTGATAGCTCGgcctcagggggcaagaaaacaccaaaccttgatatagggtgtcaaaatgaACTTAGCAAAGAGACCCTCAaacttaggctaaatttacctaatattttcatcgcttagggtcaaggtcctgagttttctttcctcccctagctcGGCACTGCCTGAGGGTGTCTAATGCCATCGGTCTGGCCAAACAGCCATGGTGATTCACTTCATGCCATGGCTGACTGTGTTTTTCGCTTtccctacggagtacagtcGTTGCAAATATGCGCCTGGATTAGGAAATATCTTGGTGTCGAGTGAGACATTGTCTCAATAGCTTCTGAAGTTGTGAATTCAAATGATTCAAGCAGAACATTATAGGAATGGAGTGGCCTTGGGGTGATCACTtgagaaaaaaaaacccaaggtttcttgcttctccttgagcgGCCCCTGACATTAGTTATCTGATCGTTCAAAGATCTCATGCCATGCACTGGTCACTCATTCACAGATTCCATTCAGTTCAGACTCAAATTTCAAGGGTTTAAAAATTCCATTCGATATACTTATGGCAGCTCTGTAGCACTTGCCAAGCATAGAGCCTTTTTTGTAACTATCCCAATATCCCTTTGACAAAttgctaaaataaaaaacacGATTCGCTCTGCTCTTCGTCGTCGACTTCGCACTCTGCTTGTCGCGAGTCTAGCCCACTTGAGCTCACCAACGCCCTCCAAAGACACTGTAAATCACACACACCTCCCATATAGGCTTATCAGCCATGCGAGTTCAATCATTCCTCAAATGCCACATCGTCAAACATGATCCCGTAATAACACCACAAAATGGGTGAGGTTCGCTATCATCTGTATGGTACGGTCGTTGTTCTCTTTCTCCAAGACTTTAAAACAATAAAAACAATAAAATATGATAAAAAGAACTAAAACGCTCTGTCTTCTTCAGTCATACAATCATAGAAGAAAGTCATAAGA
The window above is part of the Fusarium musae strain F31 chromosome 6, whole genome shotgun sequence genome. Proteins encoded here:
- a CDS encoding hypothetical protein (BUSCO:EOG092614ZG): MPSYFYHLKFELYPTPDPVAATSAAKAQDEIWLPSPEAGVFDDFPSHPRPDRRTTYKVSRSIDPQHDSAKHATPYTLTEQNSPSSNLGIIDCGAAARPSVKDSGRKIEIVTERQWLERANSFPPPNSIVAIHPQNAVRDWRFGRVSLETVDLRTGHAMAGEAIRSGPSAAPSLGPTFGGAGTATKAEFLPLETKNTELGWGVVHFYREEDETSGLIETAHQETEASGSKDTDCTTLCIPAVPAYMSPGDLMGFVGEKWRGDISHCRMVMTSRMNRYLVLLKFRNNFRAKQWRREFDGKVFNTVEPQICHVVFVKSITFETPTRRKSSGALSPLSSSAGMSSSLRPFPPPTPNLVELPTCPVCLERMDETNGLMTIPCSHVFHCTCLQNWKGAGCPVCRFTNTSPNSESDPSGPHSQPFGSGVSNLCSICDCTDDLWICLICGYVGCGRYKGGHAKDHWKETAHCFALELETQHVWDYAGDMWVHRLIRDKGDGKVVELPSRNRSVGHLEEEDVVPRAKLDSIGLEYTHLVTSQLESQRAYYEELISKTVDKASKASAAAEEAAAQASKAMEKLAVLDEKYTILSQETIPELEKQLSRERNKASKSETLARNLGKSLQEEKRLNEGLMKRIEHLNSDHEAIVKELEKLKGENAELQEMNRDLSMFISGQEKLKELENEGKIEEGELEGGSASVPEKKSRRRGKR